CCCGAATAACTCATGCGCTGACACCGAGAAGTACTTGTCTAGACCAAGAACCCAACCAAATCATTCATCGGAGAAAGTAGCTCGGAgcgagaaaaataaaaaagagactAAATTTGGGAACGACCCCTCACCCCACGGCTACTTCTGGCGTTCCCACGTCGTCCCTCTGGATTTCGAGGTGATTCAGCCTGACCAAGGTGTTCTCGCTGGCGGGCGTGGTCGCCACTGGCTCGATCCGGCTGGAGGGCGAGCCCACGCTGCTGCTGGTGGAGGCCGATTGACCGCCGGAGAAGGCTGGCGTGCCGAAGGAGGCTCTGGCGGTGCTCTTGCTCCCGTCGTTCATCTCCGATATCGCGTAAGCAGATCGACGGAAGTAGATAAACCCTAATCGAGAAAGATCGCAGTGCAAGAGAGAAGGAAAGGGGACGCGGTTGCTTGCTTGGTCATGGGCGGGTCGAAGGCTGCTTATGAAAAGGGGGCGACTCTCACCGAAGGTTATGCTACCGCTGCACTCGCCTTTATAGGAATTGAATGACACGCGGTGGAATTGAGGGGAGTGGGTATCATGTAGCAAAGGCAATTATTAACAGTCCATCCTAGGTTAGAGGTGATAAAGGGTTATAATCAACCGTCAAATGTCCAAAGAGCGGGTTGAAATTTTTTCTGACAAAAATTAATCCTGAGGGAACTAAGTATGATATTTGGAAACAGAGATTTAGATAGAAATCGAGACACATAAAAATACATAAATCATTTTGCCTCCAAACTTTTCTCTTTTTCTAAAATGGCCATGTTTGAACTTCCAAGTTCTCGTTACTTTACTAGAGAACCGTGAAAATAAAAATACTTCCATGGAAAGACTTAGAGAGTACAAATCAACTCTTGCTAAAACACTTGTTTGATATTCTACATAAACAATTTTTTCCATCATGATTTTAGCTTGAACATAGGGATGTCTCTGGCCAATACTTCTCTTTGAACTTGTGAAAGTAAACAATGATCAGAGATCAAACGCACGGAAAGAACACAGTTAAAGAAGCCATGCATGACAATAATTATTGTTCACGTATCGAGAAGGCAACCATTTACAATGAACAAGAATAATGAGCCGACATGTTTAGCAATCGCAAATTCAATAAATGTCTTGTCTAGTGATCCTTTGGTGGCTTATCATTTGCATGCACAAAGCCatcgtttggtttcatcaaacattGGCGGTCTGACTCTTCAGCCAATCCTTGTAGGCATGACAAATCAAATATGTCCGACCCATCTGCAAATACAAAATTTTCAGATATAAATTAGTGACGAGATCCATGGTTATAAGACCAGACCGACAAGTTCTAGCCCGCCAATTCACTGGTCAAATTAGTGGTTCACTTGTTTACATTGCAAATAGATCCAGGCATCAACCCGGACGGGCTAATTTGTCACACCGGCCTAGATTAATAGGCAAATCATAATTAAAACATAAACCAATatggaaaaaaaaacatagtGCTAGGACACAAGAATAAGTACTGCGAAAGAAACTAAAATGACCAGAATGCAATTACACTTGAAACGGAGCATGGTTAAAATATGAAAAAGACTTTTCTATTCgaaatttaattatgaaaattgtgaatgaggaattttaatctTTAAGCTATATAACAAAATGGAACGGATTTTCTTAAAACTAGCCAATTCTTACATTTTAGGGAAAATCGGTTGGTCGATCTAGTTTTTGGTCCACGAACTAACCCAAGCAGCAGTATCTGATTCTAGTTTCTTGGGGCGGTCCAATCCAAATTTATAAGTATGATAAGATCACAGCGAGTCGGTTGATCTATTTTGAAACTGGACCAGCAGGTGAACCAGTAGTTTAAAAGGTTGCTGGTTGAATCCTGATTTCTATGCTAATTCATGCAAACTAAATATAAAAGGCAAACTTACAGTTCCGATTGAATCATGATTTCTATGTTAATTCATCCGGTCCAGTTTTGCTACTGATTCAAGGATTACCTAATTAACAATGCTGTTTTGAAAACATTGACAGAAGTAGATTGACTTTGTTAATCTTTCAGAGCAACAAAAGAAAGTGAAACTCACCAGAAGAAGATGGACGAGGTGGTAACTCTCCGGCTGCTTCAATCCGGACGTTTTCAGGAAAAATACAGCTGCAGAATGATCCTAAACTTCGCAATCTCCACATTAGTTAATATGTGAAAATCTTTGAATTGGAGATATTTTGGATCGGGATGTTTACCAATTTTAGCGAGTCGATTCACCCATCCTGGAATTGGCTTCCCTATCAGCAGCATGCTTACCTCATCTGTAAAATGGTTGCAGTTCTTGTCCATCAAATGGTAGGTGTCTCCATAGTATTTCTCAGAAATATCTTCGATAAATAAGCGAAATTCTGAGCGACACATATTTGTGGTGCCCAGCCACACAGATCGTCTGAAGATAAATCCAGGACAGCTTTTTGGCTCTACTTCAAATACCCCGCTCATCGAGAACTCATGTGCTCCAAATCCATATTCCATACCATGGGCTTCACAGAGAAATAACAGTAGAATTATCAAACTATGAGCTATGGATTCAAACTAAAAGAACGAAGTGCACAAGAGGTATAATATGTTGCACTAAGTACTAACATTGTTTGATGATGGGGACGATGATAAAATCCAAAGACTATTAGAAATTAGATCATTTTCATGCACATGAATGGGAAGTGAGCAAAAAATTCCAAGTTATGCTTAAATTCTGAGCCCCAGTTTAACCCTCCACATTCTGAGTTGTGAACTAATAATAAAGCTTTATAAGGAAAAGTAAGCTACTATTAACTTGGTCCTGCTAAGTATCTTGAGTCAATAATTGAACCTGAAAAGTGAGCTACTATTAACTTGGAACTTTCTTTTGTAGTTCATTGTAATGCTTATACTTGTAAAAGATTTCTCCACTTCCGATagttgaccaagaagaagaaaaataatagttttccgTGAGTGATCCACCGACATATCATAGCCATGGAGTTGGAGCCTTGGGAGCTGCCGAACCACATAAAAAAACATGTTAGAGATTGTGGTTAGCTTACATTTGTGCTTATGTTTATTCCATTGCTAATATGTGTGAATTTGCCAAGAATTTGCAAGAGTAGTTGTTTTAAACCGCATTTGTAGGTACATACACTATTCACCACCGCCCTAGCGTTTGATCATCTCATCCTCATGATCCCAACAGAAATCACCTTGGATATTCACTATGAGCAATACAAACCCACTTAGGCAACAATTTCCAGCAGGAAAAGTTTATTCACAGCAAGGCATACGGGTTAATCATAGCAAAACAATGCACAATTTTTCCCCAACTAATTGAAGTTAGATATGATGTACATTTAGTTTCCATGGATTAAAACTAAATCTCACAAATTCTCAGTTTAAACGGTGATAGAAAAGCAAATTAGTGATGTTCTATGAAGAAGTTAACCTAAAAAAATGAAAAGTTTAGAGTAGCACTCGCTTTAAACtttcacaagaaacatcatgtaAATGAATTGCAACTTCTTCGAATTCATCACAAATGCAATTGGTACGAGAAAAGAGAAACCAATCAACTCTTGCAATGATTACGAGACAGATAGTCAACATGGAATATCGAATCGAGTTAAATCGAACACTGAGCCATTGAAGACAGACCTTCAATCCCGGAATGGAAGATGCCGAGGCCCAAATAATATAAGTACTTATTTACCGGCGAGATGTCGTAAATGTTCAAATAGAGATGTGTCTTCCCACTTCCGTCTCCGCTCCCGTCTCCGTCCCCATCAATAAGAGTCCTCTGGTAAGAGGACTTTGCGATGACGGAGGGCATATTAGACGGGACCGGCGAACGAAGAGCGGAAGAGCCCGATCTGCCCTAGTTTCGCATAAGCATTGCCAGCACTTCGTGATTCAGGAATCCCGGCGAGGCAAGAGGCATCGATCGGATCAATCTCCGAAGAGGTGCGAAGCCGGGAGACTCGACTCGACCGTCGGGAAGGGGTGGCTGGCGCGATGGAGAACTCGCGCCGCCGGCTTCTTCGCCGATCGAAGAAAGGGAAAAGAGAGTAGAGGCCCGACATTTTGTTCCATTTTGACCGCGACATGAAAACTTGCCGATGCAGTTGCCACGTGGAAATTGAAGCGAGAATGTGAGCTTTGAGCATTTTACAGAAGCAGCCTTCGTATTTGATATTTACCTAACTATGCCCCTATGActttttttaaatcaaaaataTCCTAAGTTTTTCCCATATAAATTAAAAAGCGGTTACAAATTGAGTTGGATCGATCGGCACAGCCATATTTCATTACAAATTGATGACGAGATTAACAGCCGTTTGATAATTCTATTAACACGGCTAACAGCCAGTTAATTAGTATCAAATCCTTCGCCTCGCTCGTATCGCCGGCGGAGTCGTCCGCATAAGCCACGCGTGGCTCCTGCTCGCCATGCAGCACCAACTCGCTGCCGTTCCTCTAGCCACGCGTCGCCCTTCGCCCCCCGAATCCACCTATAAATATCACGTAAATAAATTCAAGGCAAATATATCACCAAATCTATTTTTTCACGATCGAAGAAATACCGATGGCCGACATGCAGTACGGACGCGATCAGCACCAGCAGCAGCCGCCGTCGCACGCGGCGGTGAAGGCTGTGGCGGCGGCCACGGCGGGCGGCTCAATGCTGGTGCTGTCGGGGCTGACGCTGGCGGCTACAGTGATCGGGCTGGCGGTGGCCACGCCGCTGCTGGTCATCTTCAGTCCGGTGCTGGTGCCGGCGGCTATCGCGGCGGCGCTGGTGGCGGCCGGGTTCCTGACCTCCGGCGGGCTCGGGATGGCGGCGCTTTCGGTGCTGTCGTGGATGTACAAGTATCTGACCGGGAAGCAGCCGCCGGGGGCGGACCAGCTGGAGGAGGCGCGTCGGCGGGTCACGGGCAGGGTGAGGGAGTTCAAGGACCAAACCACCGGCCACTAGTGATTCATTtggacaaaaaaattaaaaaaaaataaattagcaaaataataataaagtaaaataaatggataaaatGGCTTTTCTAGGAGGTCTGTGTAGGTCTATGGTCGATCGATATATAATGTGTCCATGTAATGTAATGTAGTtcttaactatatatatataagatatgTGCGTGTGTTAATCTTATTCtgctatataaatatataaaaaaatagagaaaaaaaaaaaaaaaaaaaaaaagggagacaAGTTTATTACAATACATTGTCCTTCTAACTAGCGTCTCTGCCCAAGCATAAGGCACTCAGAAGTCAGAAAACACTGTTGATGTTTCTCTTACATGGTCACCAACCGTTTGAATAAATGCCTGAACGGAACCATGCTTATTGTATgtcataaataataaataattgattaattaatattcgATGGTCCAATTTAACTCCAAACCGATTTTTTTGGTTGAGGTGGATATAATTAGCTCATCCAACCCAATTATGTCTTAAATAGGCACGTCTTTAATTTTCCCAACGCCAAGTGGTTGCGAGTTTGCCCAACTGCCTTCTTTATTATTGTTCCAAATGTTTGCATCGCGGCGGATTAATTTGCTCGTCGCCCAAATTGCTCAACTAATTCCATTTAAAGCATCCAACGACTTACGAGCAGCCGCAcaatttaatgtttttttaaaaaaaataaatatgtatttcgtgatgataataataataataataataataataataaataatgttaAACGATAAAGATCATACGTTTCATGtgtcttataaaagaaaatagcaGAATATTTTATGAGAAAAAATATTATAAGaagtttgaaaataataataaaaataatagattttattttatcttaaaagaaaaaaaaggacattaaaaataagattaattataatttttttaagtgattCCGAATAAtactaatattttaaaatattattttatttttattaaaattgtttaaatttaattaaaatcacttTAATATTGACTGGTGTTAATTAATCGGGCAACTACGTCACCTAATCCGAACGAGCCTTTAAAGAGAGGAAGTGGCCGAAGTCTTTCCCCCAACGTCTCCCCGCCATTTTCCCCAAAAATGGCAAAGAGGCTCCACATCGACGCCATCCAGACGGCGCCACCGGGGAAGGTGACGCCGCCCGACCAAGCCCGGTCCGTCTTCATGTCCGTTCCCCCCGCCACCGTCGCAGTGATAGCGCAGACCCGATTCCAAGTGGTGATGTACTACAACCCGGCAGGGACGGAAGAGTCCCCGTTGACGGTGGCGGCGCGGGTGAAGGAGTCTCTGAGCGCGGCGCTTCCGGAGCGCCCGGTTCTATCCGGCCGGCTCCGGAAGAAGGAGGCAGAATCGGCCGGAGGTGGCCGGTGGGAGGTCAAGTTCAACGACGCCGGAGTGCGGCTGGTGCACGCGACGGCGGAGGTGACCATGGCCGACGTCATTGGGTCAAAGGAGGCCCATGAAGTGCAGGCCCATTTGGCCTACTGGGACGACGTAAACATGGACCGCCCAGATTTTTCCGCGCTTTTTTATATTCAggtaaatgtatttatttatttatttagcacagaaaagaaaagaagaaaaaaaaattgaaattatcgATCAAACGTGGCAGGTGACCCAATTCGAAGGAGATGGCTACTCCATCGGTGTGAGTTGCAGTCTCCTCTTGGCTGACCCCTTCTTCCTCATTAAATTCCTCGTGTCATGGGCTGAAATCCACACCCAAATGCTGACACCGGCAACCCTCCTCAAATCCTCCATGTTCCACTTGAGCTACTTCCAACGACCCGACCGCCCCAACCGTCTCAGGTCGATTGAACTCGCACTCTCAGACACTAACCGCCATCCTTCCTCCTCCAACCCTTACGCCACCATGTTGTTCGAGGTTCGTCAGCGAGACAGTTCGCAGTCGTACGACGCAATGGCAATCGCTTGCCTCCGAGAGGCTACCGCTAGGCTCAAGGCGAGGCCTGTTTCGGAGTTCGTGCTCATCGTCAGTCACCAGGTCGGCGACTTGACGGTCAAGACGCTGGCGAACTCAAGCTCGACGACGACAGTGCAGTCCGACGACGTGGAATGTGACGTGGCTTGGTGGGACCAGTTTGGAATGGAGGAATTGAGTCTGGCTCCGGGTAATAAGCCTGTGCACGTGTCGAGTCAGATTATCTTCGATGGGAATGATGACGGGCTCGTGGTGATCATGATACCTGAATCCGAAACTCGACTCTTGATCAGTGTCACACTGCCAAATGTGTAATTAATTATTCAATGTTTGTCTGTGTAGTCTTAATTTGCCTTCGAAATATGTGAAGATCTTATTTTGTATTATGTTTCGTTATATATAACTATCCATATTAAATATAATCACATCGATACAGCCATGTTGTGGCCAAAGATGAATGATGTCATCTCAGATGTTCTTTATTTTCCTTCTAAGATATTTAAAAGGGAGTTAAATTACAGTAACTGAGTGGTTAATCACGTTAAATCACATTGGAGAGATTGTTTCCCGGAGATTCGAATTGTACAATCGTCCTACTACTTTcaagttaaaaataattaaatatccaattgAGCGGCTCTTAGATATTGTAAATcataaaatgtttaaaatttaGGTGTTATTCAAATAGTCATTCTGAAACTGGAGACTGGACGAGGGTGAGATATGTACAGGGGAGGGAACGGGTCGAAGCTGGAGACTGGGCACTTGGATTGGAAGAGGATCAATGATGCCCTCGACAAGCACTTGGAGAAGTCCTCGCCGTCGACGTCCAGGGGCATGATTGGCAAGGACAGGGACAGGCTCACGGTGCCCTCGTCCGCCTCCGGAAACCATCCGGAGCAACGGTCCTTAACCAAGCACAAGACCTCCGACGGTAAAGTTCCTACATTTGGAATTGTATTGTGGTATCTGCGAATATCTCTTTTAATTATGTGCTCGGTCTCTGCTTATTTGGTTAGGTTCTCACATTTGTGTATACTACTAAATTTGTTATTCAATCAAATGCATGTATTAGCTTGTAGCACCGAAATCATTTGCACATGCAATGGCATCCTCTTTTCCTAGAAAAAAcagaaaaataattaagaaatctCATTCCAGTGAACCTATCAGGTTCATTTCAGGTGGATAAGCCTGTCATCAGGCATTGTTCCACAATTGCACAAGCATACCTCCTTGGGAAGCATAATTGTGGCATATAGAACCTTATTTTGAGAGATTAGCAATCCTACAAATTTTGTTCTGCCATTTAGCTAGGATCGATAAGCCGTTTTTGGACATACTGGTAGTTCACTTTTGTAGTCTCTAGTTATTTTTCATGTTTCTTAGCCATATTTTTCATAACTTTGTATTTTGTATCTGGTGTCCCAGAAGAGTTAGAAACAGATAGGGAAGAATCTGATGTCAGTGGTTCTGATGGAGAAGATACATCTTGGATTTCATGGTTCTCTAACCTAAGAGGGAACGATTTTTTCTGTGAAGTTGATGATGAATATATTCAAGATGATTTCAACTTATGTGGACTAAGTAGTCAAGTTCCTTACTATGACTATGCTCTTGATCTGATCTTGGACGTTGAATCTTCTCATGGTAAGCTTGACTAATGTGTTTATGCAATCCTTGGCTAACTATCCTAGCTATCTAAACCTTTGAATAGCTAATAAGTAGTCTTTGGGACCATTTTTTCATATATGCATGCTCTAAATATAGTCATACATTATTTAGTTACCCTTTATGTGCTCAATTGTTTATTTTGGTTTCCAGGTTTGCAAACACATGGTTGATTGACTTCTGGAGTAAAGGAACTCTggttttgatgatgatgatgatgatgatgatgatgatgatgatgatgatgataggtAGTTCACTTGAATAAATGATGCCATCAATTGGTCTGCTTTGAGGGAATTGTATACTGCTACACAAATACCTGTCTTTGCAAGCTCAACCATGTACAAACTTAGTGGAAATTAGTTGTACCAATTGTAGCCAGAGTAGATCGTGAAATTTGGCTAATGAGGGAGACAACCATCAGTGATTTCATCAAATTTAGGTGTTATTCAAATAGTCATTCTGAAAGAGACCTGacttaaatcctttgaaaagagAGCAAAGTTGAACATTAAATTAGCAAAATAATGTAGTGATTTAGGAAATAGGATAAGAAACTAATGGCATGCACACATAGAAACTAATGACTTGTCCTCTATAACTGTCAGTGTCAACTATGGTTTAAAAAATTTAGTCTATCAAGCCAGCATCCTTTCCCTTGAAGTTCTCAGATCTTATCGGTATATTTCTTTTTTGTTCAATATTCTTCCATTACTTGCcgatcccacctagtgggataagacttgattGTATTCTTCCATTACTTGCAAATAGAAGAGATCCACAGAATAAATACTTGAATAATTCGCTTTGGTCTGCAAATAGTTGAGAATTTGGATATTTCGTTGTATATCATATAGGAATACAACCCATGCATTTAGAAAATTATACAACAACTAATCTAACAGATAGAAACTTAGACTTGGAAATGGACAAATTAACTTAGTAATGAtgaggtaaatagcatatgaATATGTGATAATGAAACCAAAACTCTAGTTTCACTTAGCATGCACAGATTGGATGCTTGAGCTTGACATGTCATGTATGGTTTCATTTCATATAAGCTTCTCTATACATATTGTGTGATAAAATGTGTGATCTGTCCCTGGGGTTCAATCTGAACAGGAGACATGTTCACTGAAGAACAACATGAGTTGGCTGAATCAGCAGCAGAGATGCTCTATGGCCTGATCCATGTTCGATATATATTAACTAGTAAAGGAATGGCTGCAATGATAAAACCCTGGATTTtctcaaaattttcaattttctcaaGTGATTGATCATGTTGACCATCTTTAGTGACTATTTGTGTAGCTAGAAAAATTCAAGAACTATGAATTTGGAAGATGCCCTCGAGTTTACTGTTGTGGGCAGCCTTGTCTTCCTGTTGGACCATCGGATATTCCTCGTTCAGGCACTGTTAAGATTTATTGTCCCAAATGTGAAGATGTATACTATCCAAGATCAAAGTTCCATGGCAGTATCCTTTCCCCATCTTCAGTATGACTGCTTAGGTTCATCTTGGGATAAAATTTCACAACCAACAGCTTTGCATTAATGGTATATAATAGAACAATTAATTTACGTGAACTTCACTTACCTTGCTTAGATATTGATGGAGATTACTTTGGAGCAACATTCCCTCACCTGTTTTTGATGACATACGGGCACCTGAAGCCTCAAAAACCTTCACACCGCTGCATTCCGAGGGTGTTTGGTTTTAAACTTCATAAGCCATGATGGATGAGTTGTGCTAAAGCATGAACCATTAAGCTGTGCTGTGAGCATGGAGGAACTCCAAGAGTGTAGCAGCATCAACTACTACAGATGATCCAGAAATGTTAGCTTTGTAGCATCGTGAtgtttatatattaattttgttaaaagaaTGGAACAACTGTACTATCTTATTTTTGATGCTTCTATTCACTACATTCGTATCACAAAGTAGCATGTTGGCTTTATGACACTGTACAGATTAATGTTCAGTGGATTTTTTTTGGGCGATTGAAGAACGGAATGCAGCAGATAAAAAATATTCTGATGGTAGGAACAAGTGATCCCAGTGCAACacataatattttatttgatagaaATAGATCAGTTTGCTAATTCGGGAAGGAAAACTTTCAATTATTACAGAAGATTTATAATCACCAAAAAGGATGGGAATTTTGGACTAGAAATGACTAGCAcgcaaataaaaaataaaaaactattttatgTTTACAAATGCATAAAGAAGATTCATTGTCAAAGATACTAACAAGTATCAAAATAATCAGAGTATACTTGAGCTTCCATCGTGGCTGGGTCGTAACCAGAGAGATGGTCAGCAGCATGATCTGAAGCCTTCTTAGCTCTGTAGTCATCAAGGCATTCCTGATAAAGGTAAGAAACAAAACCCCAAATGGCAAGAAGCATTGCCACAATCTTGATCCCATTCATCTTGTCATCAAAGAAGATGACAGCAAATATAGGCACGGTAGGCAGCGCCAGGGTGCTTATCACATTCGAGAAGAGAGACGACACGACAAAGATGAGCCCCACGACGCCGACCGATGCCAACTGCCAGGAGAGACCAATCCAAACCAGAGTCATAACATATGCCAATTTCCCCTTTTTAAATCCCTCCATCTCACCCTTCAAACTCTTCCACTCCCCACTCGCGAATAACCCAGCCACCGCAACACAACTCGCCACAAGAGCAGTATAGATCTGCATTTCCAATACAACTGTGAAAGTCTCCTTTCGGATAACCTtttgaaatgaaagctgcatCAAGGAGAGGATGAGCGAGTAGGTAGCTGAGGCTCCTAATGTCAATATGAATCCGAGAGTATACTTCCCCTTCAAAACCTCTTCAGAGCTCTCCGAATCCTCATTGACACCGAGTAAGGCCGCAGAGAGTGTCAGCAGAACAACAGAGTTGAGTATAGAAGCAGTAAACTTCTGGTTATTCAGATAGTAGGAAAAGATGGCATTGAAGGCTAGTTGAGTGGCACAAATGAGGGAGTAAGTCGAAACCGGAACGTATAGAAGACCATACGAATACATTAAGTTATCGGCG
This region of Zingiber officinale cultivar Zhangliang chromosome 9A, Zo_v1.1, whole genome shotgun sequence genomic DNA includes:
- the LOC122021194 gene encoding deSI-like protein At4g17486, whose product is MPSVIAKSSYQRTLIDGDGDGSGDGSGKTHLYLNIYDISPVNKYLYYLGLGIFHSGIEAHGMEYGFGAHEFSMSGVFEVEPKSCPGFIFRRSVWLGTTNMCRSEFRLFIEDISEKYYGDTYHLMDKNCNHFTDEVSMLLIGKPIPGWVNRLAKIGSFCSCIFPENVRIEAAGELPPRPSSSDGSDIFDLSCLQGLAEESDRQCLMKPNDGFVHANDKPPKDH
- the LOC122021195 gene encoding oleosin 16 kDa-like; the encoded protein is MADMQYGRDQHQQQPPSHAAVKAVAAATAGGSMLVLSGLTLAATVIGLAVATPLLVIFSPVLVPAAIAAALVAAGFLTSGGLGMAALSVLSWMYKYLTGKQPPGADQLEEARRRVTGRVREFKDQTTGH
- the LOC122021191 gene encoding uncharacterized protein LOC122021191 — encoded protein: MAKRLHIDAIQTAPPGKVTPPDQARSVFMSVPPATVAVIAQTRFQVVMYYNPAGTEESPLTVAARVKESLSAALPERPVLSGRLRKKEAESAGGGRWEVKFNDAGVRLVHATAEVTMADVIGSKEAHEVQAHLAYWDDVNMDRPDFSALFYIQVTQFEGDGYSIGVSCSLLLADPFFLIKFLVSWAEIHTQMLTPATLLKSSMFHLSYFQRPDRPNRLRSIELALSDTNRHPSSSNPYATMLFEVRQRDSSQSYDAMAIACLREATARLKARPVSEFVLIVSHQVGDLTVKTLANSSSTTTVQSDDVECDVAWWDQFGMEELSLAPGNKPVHVSSQIIFDGNDDGLVVIMIPESETRLLISVTLPNV
- the LOC122021193 gene encoding putative casein kinase II subunit beta-4; protein product: MYRGGNGSKLETGHLDWKRINDALDKHLEKSSPSTSRGMIGKDRDRLTVPSSASGNHPEQRSLTKHKTSDEELETDREESDVSGSDGEDTSWISWFSNLRGNDFFCEVDDEYIQDDFNLCGLSSQVPYYDYALDLILDVESSHGDMFTEEQHELAESAAEMLYGLIHVRYILTSKGMAAMLEKFKNYEFGRCPRVYCCGQPCLPVGPSDIPRSGTVKIYCPKCEDVYYPRSKFHGNIDGDYFGATFPHLFLMTYGHLKPQKPSHRCIPRVFGFKLHKP
- the LOC122021190 gene encoding probable purine permease 11 isoform X2; amino-acid sequence: MNDGSKSTARASFGTPTFSGCQSVSTSSSVGSPSSRIEPMATTPASENTLVRLNHLEIHRDDVGTPEVAVGAKKKKSGARAVSGDKSGRGLQQFSMKGTTSTSRIKSWQWWFLVALNIFFLLAGQTVATLLGRFYYDQGGNSKWMATLVQTACFPILFIPLLLLPSKQPPPAIVATTPLYIKIAFIYLALGGLIAADNLMYSYGLLYVPVSTYSLICATQLAFNAIFSYYLNNQKFTASILNSVVLLTLSAALLGVNEDSESSEEVLKGKYTLGFILTLGASATYSLILSLMQLSFQKVIRKETFTVVLEMQIYTALVASCVAVAGLFASGEWKSLKGEMEGFKKGKLAYVMTLVWIGLSWQLASVGVVGLIFVVSSLFSNVISTLALPTVPIFAVIFFDDKMNGIKIVAMLLAIWGFVSYLYQECLDDYRAKKASDHAADHLSGYDPATMEAQVYSDYFDTC